GCGGCGATTGTGGCTGGGGCCGAGGAAAACCTGGAGATCGCCGAGTACACCGCGACCCAGGTCAAGCAGGCGGTCGTCGGAACCGGTGCGGCGAACAAGGAGCAGGTGCAAATGATGGTGATGCACTTGTTGAAATTGGTCAGCAAGCCGCAGATCGACGCCTCCGACGCCCTGGCCATCGCCATTTGCCATGCCCATACCCGCTCCAGTCTGTTGCCCCATGGCTTGGGAGCCGCACGCAGTCGTGGCGGGCGCCTGCGTCTCTGATAGCATCAGCGCTTCATTCATGAGCCCGAGCCTGTTGCGCCTGTATCGTCGGCCTTTATGCTCGGGTTGTTATTCGCCAGCCGGTGGCTGGACAACGCCCAAGGATCTGAAACGTGATTGGACGCTTGCGCGGCACCCTGGCTGAAAAACAGCCGCCGCACCTGATTCTGGATGTAAACGGCCTGGGCTATGAGCTCGAAGTGCCCATGACCACGCTGTATCGCCTGCCGTCGGTCGGCGAGCCGCTGACCCTGCACACCCATTTGGTCGTGCGCGAGGATGCGCAGTTACTCTATGGGTTCGTTGGCAAGCGCGAGCGGGATTTCTTCCGCGAGTTGATCCGTCTCAATGGCGTCGGTCCTAAACTGGCCCTGGCCTTGATGTCGAGCCTGGAAGTCGATGAACTGATTCGTTGCGTGCAGTCCCAGGACACCTCGGCCCTGACCAAGGTGCCGGGCGTGGGCAAGAAAACCGCCGAGCGCCTGCTGGTGGAACTCAAGGATCGCTTCAAGGCCTGGGAGGCGGTGCCGGCGATGTTCGCGTTGGTACCAAACCAGCCGGATGCGCCTGCGCCTGCGGTTAGCGCTGAAAACGATGCGGTCACCGCGCTGATTTCCTTGGGCTACAAGCCGCAGGAAGCCAGCAAGGCGATTTCCGCGATCAAGGAAAAAGGCCTGAGCACCGAAGACATGATTCGCCGTGCCCTGAAGGGAATGATTTAAGTGATTGAAGCTGACCGCCTGATCGCCGCCACGGGCGCCCCCCGTGACCGCGAGGAAATCCAGGACCGCGCGATTCGTCCTGTCAGCCTGGCCGATTACATCGGTCAACCGACCGTGCGCGAGCAGATGGAGCTGTTCATCCAGGCTGCCCGTGGGCGCAGCGAGTCGCTGGACCACACCTTGATCTTCGGCCCGCCGGGCTTGGGCAAGACCACCCTGGCCAATATCATCGCCCAGGAAATGGGGGTGTCGATCAAGAGCACGTCCGGGCCGGTGCTCGAGCGACCGGGCGACCTGGCGGCGCTTTTGACCAACCTTGAACCTCATGACGTACTCTTCATCGACGAAATCCATCGGCTGTCGCCAATCGTCGAAGAAGTGCTGTACCCGGCCATGGAAGATTTCCAGCTCGACATCATGATCGGCGAAGGGCCGGCGGCGCGTTCCATCAAGCTCGACCTGCCACCCTTCACCCTGGTGGGGGCCACCACCCGCGCCGGCATGCTGACCAACCCGCTGCGTGACCGATTCGGTATCGTCCAGCGCCTGGAGTTCTACAACAACGCCGACCTGGCGACAATTGTCAGCCGCTCGGCCGGCATCCTCGGCTTGCCGCTGGACCCGGACGGCGCCTACGAAGTCGCCCGTCGGGCCCGCGGTACGCCGCGGATCGCCAACCGCCTGCTGCGCCGGGTCCGGGACTTTGCCGAAGTCCGGGCCAAGGGCCATATCACCAAGCCGATCGCCGACCTGGCGCTGAACCTGCTGGACATTGACGAACGCGGTTTCGATCACCAGGACCGGCGCCTGCTGTTGACCATGATCGAGAAATTCGACGGTGGCCCGGTGGGTGTGGACAGCCTGGCCGCCGCCATCAGCGAAGAGCGTCATACGATTGAAGATGTGCTGGAGCCGTACCTGATCCAACAGGGCTATATCATGCGCACCCCGCGCGGGCGCGTGGTGACGCGGCATGCTTATCTGCACTTCGGCTTAAACATCCCGACACGAATGGGCGAGATGCCGGTGGTAGACGAGTTCCTCGATGCGGTAGACGATTGAACGCGCTTTGTACGACGACTTTTTTCCGGTTGGTGCTGTCCCAGACCACGCCTGGAGCGTCAATGCGTTCGAGAATGAAAAAACAGTTGCCTGGCCGATTGGCAACCTGAGGAGTAAGCACTAGAGTATGCGCGCGCAAAACGGGCTGGAGTCGTTCGCACATCGCTGTCGCGTTTATTACGAGGACACCGATGCCGGCGGCATCGTTTACTACGTCAATTACCTCAAGTTTATGGAACGGGCTCGAACCGAACGGCTGCGGGAACTGGGTTTCGCCCAATCCGCGCTGGCAGGGGAGGACCTGTTATTCGTCGTGCATTCCAGCGAAGCGCGTTATCACGCGCCGGCGCGACTGGACGATGAGCTTGTGGTGACTGCCGATGTCATCGAGTTGAACCGCGTCAGCCTGCGCTTCAAGCAGCAGGTCAGGCGCGCTGCGGATAATGTGCTGCTCTGCGAAGGGCAGTTTTTGGTGGCCTGTGTGCGCACCCATAGTTTGAAACCCCGGGCCATTCCCGAAGCTCTACGTGCGGCCTTTGCCGGCGTGAGCGGCGCGGGTACACACTCAGAGCAGGAGATAAAGCGTGGAAGCTAACGTCGTCGACCATTCCTCCATGTGGAGCCTGGTCAGCAATGCCAGCGTCGTGGTGCAACTGGTAATGCTGACCCTGGTAGCCGCATCGGTGACCTCGTGGATCATGATCTTTCAGCGCAGCAACATGCTGCGCGCCGGTCGCCGTGCCCTGGAGAGCTTCGAAGAGCGCTTCTGGTCCGGCATCGACCTGTCCAAGCTGTACCGCCAGGCCGGCAGCAATCCGGACCCGGATTCGGGCGTCGAGCAGATCTTCCGCGCCGGTTTCAAGGAGTTCTCCCGTCTGCGCCAGCAGCCCGGTGTGGATCCTGAAGCGGTCATGGAAGGCGTGGCCCGTGCCATGCGCGTCGCCATTTCCCGCGAGGAAGAAAAACTTGAACAGGGCCTGCCGTTCCTGGCGACCGTCGGTTCGGTCAGCCCGTACATCGGCCTGTTCGGTACCGTGTGGGGGATCATGAACTCCTTCCGTGGCCTGGCATCCGCCCAGCAAGCGACCCTGGCTACCGTGGCCCCGGGTATCGCCGAGGCGCTGATCGCCACCGCCATCGGCCTGTTCGCGGCGATCCCGGCCGTTATCGCCTACAACCGCTTCGCTGCCCGCAGCGAAACGCTGACCAGCCGCTACTACACGTTCGCCGATGAATTCCAGGCGATCCTGCACCGCAAAGTGCACACCAGCGAAGAATAAGCAGGTATTTCCCGATGGCTTTAATCGCTCGAGCCCGAAACAAGCGCAAGCCGGTTGCCGAGATGAACGTGGTGCCCTACATCGACGTGATGCTGGTACTGCTGGTCATCTTCATGGTGACCGCGCCGATGCTCAATCAGGGCGTGAAGGTCGATCTGCCCAAGGTTTCCAGCGAAGCCTTGCCGCAGGACAACAACACCCAGGTCCTGACCATTTCGATCAAGGCTGACAAGACCTATTACTGGAACCTTGGCAGCGAAGTCGACACCGAGAAACAGCAGGACCGGGCCATGACCCTGCCGCAGATGACCGACGCGGTGACCAAGATCATTCGTGTCGGCAACGATGCCGGCAAGCGCACCCAGGTGTTCATTCGCGGCGACAAGACCGTCGACTACGGTGCCGTGATGGGCGCCATGGGCGGCCTGCAGAAAGCCGGGGTTGGTAACGTTGGCTTGATCACTGAGGCGCCCTGATGCAGCAACAGCGAGAGCCGTCCGCCTCGGAAAGCTACTTCTGGCCTAGTGTCCTTGCCATCGGCCTGCATGTGCTGGTGTTCGGCATGCTGTTCGTCAGCTTTGCCATGACCCCGGAGCTGCCGCCGGCCAAGCCGATCGTGCAGGCGACCCTTTACCAGCTCAAGTCGAAGAGCCAGGCCACGACGCAGACCAACCAGAAGCTTGCCGGCGAAGCGAAGAAATCCGCCGCGCGCCAGACTGAAGTCGAGCAGATGGAGCAGAAGAAGGTCGAGCAGGAAGCCGTGAGGGCCGCGGAACAAAAGAAAGAAGAAGCTGCTCAAAAGGCCGAAGAAGCGAAGAAGGCCGACGAGGCGAAGAAAGCGGACGAGGCTAAAAAGGCAGACGAGGCCAAGAAAGCCGACGAAGCGAAGAAGACCGCCGAGGCCAAAAAGGCAGAAGAGAAACAATTGGCTGATATAGCCAAGAAGAAAGCCGAAGAAGAAGCCAAGAAAGCCGCTGAAGAAGAGGCGAAGAAAGCGGCCGCTGAAGAAGCGAAGAAAAAGATTGTCGAGGACGCGAAGAAAAAAGCGGCCGAAGACGCCAAGAAGAAAGCTGAAGCTGAAGAGGCGAAGAAGAAAGTCGCCGAAGACGCGAAGAAGAAAGCCGCCGCCGACGCCGCCAAGAAAAAGGCCCAGGACGCAGCGCGTAAATCCGCCGAAGAGAAAAAGGCCCAGGCCTTGGCAGATTTGCTTTCCGACACGCCGGAGCGCCAGCAGGCATTGGCCGACGAGCAGGGCGATGAAGTCGCCGGTAGCTTCGATGATCTGATTCGTGCCCGTGCGGCGGAAGGCTGGGCTCGTCCACCTTCGGCGCGCAAAGGCATGACGGTAGTATTGCAAATCGGCATGTTGCCCGACGGTACGGTTACCTCGGTCAGCGTGGCCAAGTCCAGTGGCGATGGTCCGTTCGACGCTTCGGCGGTCGCGGCGGTCAAGAACATTGGGCGGTTGACGGAAATGCAAGGAATGAAGCCGAGCGATTTTGCTCCCTATCGTTCGTTCAAGATGACATTCACACCTGAGGATCTAGCCTTGTGAGAAACCTTCTTCGATCAATGCTTGTCGTTATCTGCTGCCTGGCAGGGATAGCGATGGCAGAGGAAAAGAACATCCTGGTCACCAGCGGCAGCGACCGGGCCACCCCGATCGCCGTCGTTCCGTTCGGATGGCAGGGCGGCAGCGTCCTGCCCGACGACATGGCGGAAATCATCGGCAACGACCTGCGCAACTCCGGTTACTACGCGCCGATTCCGAAGCAGAACATGATCGGCCTGCCAACCCAGGCCAGCGAAGTCATCTACCGTGACTGGAAGGCCCTGGGCGCCCAGTACATCATGGTCGGCAGCATCGTTCCGGCGGGCGGTCGCTTGCAGGTGCAATACGCCCTGTTCAATGTCGCCACCGAACAGCAAGTGCTGACCGGTAGCGTATCGGGCAGCGTTGACCAACTGCGTGACATGGCGCATTACATCGCCGACCAGTCGTTCGAAAAGCTCACCGGCATCAAGGGTGCGTTCTCTACGCGTATGCTTTACGTGACGGCTGAGCGCTTCTCCGAGAACAACACCCGCTACACCCTGCAGCGTTCCGACTATGACGGCGCCCGCGCAGTGACCCTGCTGCAATCGCGCGAGCCGATCCTGTCGCCGCGTTTTGCACCTGACGGCAAGCGTATCGCCTATGTCTCGTTCGAGCAGAAGCGTCCACGTATTTTCGTGCAGCACATCGACACCGGTCGTCGTGAGCAGATCACCAATTTCGAAGGCCTGAACGGCGCGCCAGCCTGGTCGCCGGACGGTTCGCGCCTGGCGTTCGTACTGTCCAAGGACGGTAACCCGGACGTCTACGTGATGAACCTGGCGTCTCGTTCGATCTCGCGCGTGACCAACGGCCCGGGCATCAACACCGAACCGTTCTGGGGCAAGGATGGCTCGACCATCTACTTCACCTCCGACCGTGGCGGCAAGCCGCAGATCTACAAGACCAGCGCTGGTGGCGGTGGTGCCGAACGCGTGACTTTCGTCGGTAACTACAACGCCAACCCTAAACTGTCGGCGGACGAAAAGACCCTGGTCATGATCCATCGCCAGGATGGTTTCACCAATTTCAAGGTGGCGGCCCAGGATTTGCAGCGCGGAAGCGTAAAAATCCTCACTGATAGCACTCTGGACGAGTCACCTACTGTTGCGCCCAACGGCACCATGGTAATCTACGCCACCCGCCAGCAGGGCCGGGGAGTCTTGATGCTCGTGTCCATTAATGGACGCGTGAGGCTCCCGCTTCCTACCGCTCAAGGCGAAGTCAGAGAACCGTCCTGGTCCCCTTACCTGAACTGACGCGGCGCAATACGTTTTACTTAACACACTGGGGTTCATTAGGAGTTTCACGATGGAAATGCTGAAGTTTGGTAAATTTGCTGCGCTGGCTCTGGCCATGGCTGTAGCTGTAGGTTGCTCGTCCAAAGGCGGCGACAACGCCGGTGAAGGCGCTGTTGATCCAAACGCTGGTTACGGCGCTAACACCGGTGCAGTTGACGGCTCCATGAGCGAAGAAGCTGCTCTGCGCGCAATCACCACCTTCTACTTCGAATACGACAGCTCGGACCTGAAGCCAGAAGCCATGCGCGCTCTGGACGTTCACGCCAAAGACCTGAAAGCAAACGGCGCTCGCGTTGTTCTGGAAGGCAACACCGACGAACGTGGTACTCGTGAGTACAACATGGCACTGGGCGAGCGTCGTGCGAAAGCCGTTCAACGCTACCTGGTACTGCAAGGTGTTTCCCCAGCTCAGCTGGAACTGGTTTCCTACGGCGAAGAGCGTCCAGTTGCTACCGGCAACGACGAGCAGTCCTGGGCTCAAAACCGTCGCGTCGAACTGCGTAAGTAATTCGTCATGCGAACGTGCCGTCGTGCTGTAACTGTTCTGGCTCTCAGCCTCGCGCCGCTTGCGGCGTGGGCTGCGGTTCCTGTGGTCGATAACGATGCCGGCTATAACAATAGCGGGAGCAGTTATCCGCCTGCAGGTTACGGTACGAACGGCGCCTATGCCGGGGGAGGGGTTTCGGCCCCTGTCTCGGCACAGGGCCAGCTGTTCAACCAACTGCAGCAAATGCAGGATCAGATCTCGCGCCAACAGGGTGTGATTGAAGAACTGCAAAATGATATTTCGCGCATGAAGCAGGAAAACCTGGAGCGATACCAGGATCTTGATCGGCGCATAGGAACCGGCGTTGCACCTGCCGCGACTCCTGAGAATTCTCCAGCCGGTGGCGATCTGAACGCCCCCGGTGCAGCCGCAGGCGCTGGGGCGAGTGCTCCAGCAGCACCTGCTGCCGGTGGCGAGCCGGCTGATCCAGCGAAGGAAAAGCTCTACTACGATGCTGCCTTCGACTTGATCAAGGCCAAGGATTTCGACAAGGCCAGCCAGGCCTTTGCCGCTTTCCTGCGCAAATACCCAAACAGCCAGTACGCGGGCAACGCCCAATACTGGCTGGGTGAGGTGAACCTGGCCAAGGGTGACCTGCAAGGTGCCGGCCAGGCATTCGCCAAGGTTTCGCAACTGTATCCCAAGCACGCCAAGGTGCCGGATTCGCTGTACAAGCTGGCTGACGTAGAGCGCCGCCTCGGTCACACCGACAAGGTAAAGGGCATTCTGCAGCAGGTGGTGGCCCAGTATCCGGGGACATCCGCCGCTCAGTTGGCCCAGCGCGATCTGCAGCGCATGTAAGGCTGTTTGAACCCGCTTGGAAGAAACCCGCGCCTGTCGCGGGTTTTTTCGTTAGAATTCACGCCCTTTTTATGAAACACGCTTCTTGGGATCTACGCGTTGGCGGGGTTCCTTGAGGTGCCTGACGGAGGCGGACAGCCTGTTTAGCTGTTACGCCCGTGGCGACTATGCAAGACACATTGAGAATTACCGAAGTTTTTTACTCGTTGCAGGGTGAAACGCGAACGGCCGGGCTGCCCACTGTTTTTGTGCGCCTTACCGGTTGCCCATTGCGTTGCCAATACTGCGACAGTGCCTACGCCTTCAATGGCGGCACCTTGCGCACCCTCGACGATCTCCTCGAACAAGTGGCC
This genomic interval from Pseudomonas alvandae contains the following:
- the ruvC gene encoding crossover junction endodeoxyribonuclease RuvC, yielding MTLILGIDPGSRITGYGVVRDTGRGCVYVASGCIRTGAGELHERLQIVYRGVREVIQTYGPVTMGIEKVFMARNADSALKLGQARGAAIVAGAEENLEIAEYTATQVKQAVVGTGAANKEQVQMMVMHLLKLVSKPQIDASDALAIAICHAHTRSSLLPHGLGAARSRGGRLRL
- the ruvA gene encoding Holliday junction branch migration protein RuvA, with translation MIGRLRGTLAEKQPPHLILDVNGLGYELEVPMTTLYRLPSVGEPLTLHTHLVVREDAQLLYGFVGKRERDFFRELIRLNGVGPKLALALMSSLEVDELIRCVQSQDTSALTKVPGVGKKTAERLLVELKDRFKAWEAVPAMFALVPNQPDAPAPAVSAENDAVTALISLGYKPQEASKAISAIKEKGLSTEDMIRRALKGMI
- the ruvB gene encoding Holliday junction branch migration DNA helicase RuvB, translating into MIEADRLIAATGAPRDREEIQDRAIRPVSLADYIGQPTVREQMELFIQAARGRSESLDHTLIFGPPGLGKTTLANIIAQEMGVSIKSTSGPVLERPGDLAALLTNLEPHDVLFIDEIHRLSPIVEEVLYPAMEDFQLDIMIGEGPAARSIKLDLPPFTLVGATTRAGMLTNPLRDRFGIVQRLEFYNNADLATIVSRSAGILGLPLDPDGAYEVARRARGTPRIANRLLRRVRDFAEVRAKGHITKPIADLALNLLDIDERGFDHQDRRLLLTMIEKFDGGPVGVDSLAAAISEERHTIEDVLEPYLIQQGYIMRTPRGRVVTRHAYLHFGLNIPTRMGEMPVVDEFLDAVDD
- the ybgC gene encoding tol-pal system-associated acyl-CoA thioesterase yields the protein MRAQNGLESFAHRCRVYYEDTDAGGIVYYVNYLKFMERARTERLRELGFAQSALAGEDLLFVVHSSEARYHAPARLDDELVVTADVIELNRVSLRFKQQVRRAADNVLLCEGQFLVACVRTHSLKPRAIPEALRAAFAGVSGAGTHSEQEIKRGS
- the tolQ gene encoding protein TolQ, producing the protein MEANVVDHSSMWSLVSNASVVVQLVMLTLVAASVTSWIMIFQRSNMLRAGRRALESFEERFWSGIDLSKLYRQAGSNPDPDSGVEQIFRAGFKEFSRLRQQPGVDPEAVMEGVARAMRVAISREEEKLEQGLPFLATVGSVSPYIGLFGTVWGIMNSFRGLASAQQATLATVAPGIAEALIATAIGLFAAIPAVIAYNRFAARSETLTSRYYTFADEFQAILHRKVHTSEE
- the tolR gene encoding protein TolR; its protein translation is MARARNKRKPVAEMNVVPYIDVMLVLLVIFMVTAPMLNQGVKVDLPKVSSEALPQDNNTQVLTISIKADKTYYWNLGSEVDTEKQQDRAMTLPQMTDAVTKIIRVGNDAGKRTQVFIRGDKTVDYGAVMGAMGGLQKAGVGNVGLITEAP
- the tolA gene encoding cell envelope integrity protein TolA produces the protein MQQQREPSASESYFWPSVLAIGLHVLVFGMLFVSFAMTPELPPAKPIVQATLYQLKSKSQATTQTNQKLAGEAKKSAARQTEVEQMEQKKVEQEAVRAAEQKKEEAAQKAEEAKKADEAKKADEAKKADEAKKADEAKKTAEAKKAEEKQLADIAKKKAEEEAKKAAEEEAKKAAAEEAKKKIVEDAKKKAAEDAKKKAEAEEAKKKVAEDAKKKAAADAAKKKAQDAARKSAEEKKAQALADLLSDTPERQQALADEQGDEVAGSFDDLIRARAAEGWARPPSARKGMTVVLQIGMLPDGTVTSVSVAKSSGDGPFDASAVAAVKNIGRLTEMQGMKPSDFAPYRSFKMTFTPEDLAL
- the tolB gene encoding Tol-Pal system beta propeller repeat protein TolB, with product MAEEKNILVTSGSDRATPIAVVPFGWQGGSVLPDDMAEIIGNDLRNSGYYAPIPKQNMIGLPTQASEVIYRDWKALGAQYIMVGSIVPAGGRLQVQYALFNVATEQQVLTGSVSGSVDQLRDMAHYIADQSFEKLTGIKGAFSTRMLYVTAERFSENNTRYTLQRSDYDGARAVTLLQSREPILSPRFAPDGKRIAYVSFEQKRPRIFVQHIDTGRREQITNFEGLNGAPAWSPDGSRLAFVLSKDGNPDVYVMNLASRSISRVTNGPGINTEPFWGKDGSTIYFTSDRGGKPQIYKTSAGGGGAERVTFVGNYNANPKLSADEKTLVMIHRQDGFTNFKVAAQDLQRGSVKILTDSTLDESPTVAPNGTMVIYATRQQGRGVLMLVSINGRVRLPLPTAQGEVREPSWSPYLN
- the pal gene encoding peptidoglycan-associated lipoprotein Pal, which codes for MEMLKFGKFAALALAMAVAVGCSSKGGDNAGEGAVDPNAGYGANTGAVDGSMSEEAALRAITTFYFEYDSSDLKPEAMRALDVHAKDLKANGARVVLEGNTDERGTREYNMALGERRAKAVQRYLVLQGVSPAQLELVSYGEERPVATGNDEQSWAQNRRVELRK
- the ybgF gene encoding tol-pal system protein YbgF; protein product: MRTCRRAVTVLALSLAPLAAWAAVPVVDNDAGYNNSGSSYPPAGYGTNGAYAGGGVSAPVSAQGQLFNQLQQMQDQISRQQGVIEELQNDISRMKQENLERYQDLDRRIGTGVAPAATPENSPAGGDLNAPGAAAGAGASAPAAPAAGGEPADPAKEKLYYDAAFDLIKAKDFDKASQAFAAFLRKYPNSQYAGNAQYWLGEVNLAKGDLQGAGQAFAKVSQLYPKHAKVPDSLYKLADVERRLGHTDKVKGILQQVVAQYPGTSAAQLAQRDLQRM